One Melitaea cinxia chromosome 20, ilMelCinx1.1, whole genome shotgun sequence DNA segment encodes these proteins:
- the LOC123663612 gene encoding extensin-2-like, which produces MVELPAAPSTTPVENPSNDTPTTEYASPPYEAAYYPYPTSYTMPAPQVIYVSPPQVASHPFSYAPPKPPPSPAPGPYHLESSRPLDPYRGYPAAAPKAPMPHYYEPYSYPSPPQHSLPPPYPPPSPYSWDYSSHYPEYRSHTFQHKPIYPAPAPTPLPPYHLPPYQAPPEYLPTPPYQPPQYYPKHPELPPHPYYAWT; this is translated from the coding sequence ATGGTTGAACTTCCAGCTGCACCGTCGACAACACCAGTAGAGAACCCATCGAACGATACACCAACCACTGAGTACGCCAGCCCTCCATACGAAGCGGCGTATTATCCCTACCCTACTAGTTACACCATGCCAGCGCCACAGGTGATATACGTATCCCCACCACAGGTGGCGTCGCATCCTTTCTCCTATGCCCCACCAAAACCACCACCATCACCAGCACCAGGTCCATATCACTTGGAATCATCTAGACCTTTGGATCCTTACAGAGGATATCCGGCTGCAGCACCGAAAGCTCCAATGCCTCATTATTATGAACCTTACTCGTACCCTTCTCCCCCTCAACATTCATTGCCCCCGCCATATCCTCCACCATCTCCATATTCTTGGGATTATAGTTCCCATTACCCTGAATATCGTTCACATACATTTCAACACAAGCCCATTTATCCAGCTCCCGCGCCTACACCTTTACCACCTTACCACTTACCACCGTACCAAGCCCCGCCAGAATATCTTCCAACCCCTCCTTATCAACCCCCCCAGTATTATCCAAAGCACCCTGAATTACCCCCTCATCCGTATTATGCTTGGACATAA
- the LOC123663610 gene encoding leucine-rich repeat extensin-like protein 3: MHLYICLTEKKEKHLCGKCGLKEPPPPPATIVLMPAAPPAPPCLPPPAMLPPALPPIIMAPPPAPCMPPAPIFLPPAPAPLCLPPQPAPIMLPAPAPSPICMSMPPPPPIMLPAPAPLYLPPPPPAPLILPAPAPPPLMLPPPAPFCFPPPPAPAPAPIVISLVPPTPPPPSCGCPPPCACPPPCACPPPGLPMSAFMVPAPIPITLEPVPLELKPSCGCHYY, encoded by the coding sequence ATGCATCTTTACATTTGTTTAacagaaaagaaagaaaaacacTTATGCGGTAAATGTGGACTTAAAGAGCCGCCCCCGCCTCCGGCAACGATTGTGTTGATGCCTGCAGCGCCTCCAGCGCCGCCATGCCTTCCGCCTCCAGCTATGCTACCTCCAGCTTTGCCTCCAATAATAATGGCACCTCCGCCGGCACCTTGTATGCCACCAGCACCTATATTCCTACCTCCAGCGCCGGCACCGTTGTGTCTTCCGCCCCAACCAGCGCCTATAATGCTGCCTGCTCCCGCTCCCTCACCTATATGTATGTCAATGCCACCTCCTCCGCCAATTATGCTTCCAGCACCTGCGCCCTTATATCTTCCTCCCCCACCTCCTGCACCACTAATATTACCCGCCCCAGCGCCACCACCACTGATGTTACCTCCCCCAGCACCTTTCTGTTTCCCACCACCACCTGCACCTGCCCCTGCTCCCATCGTCATCTCACTAGTTCCTCCAACCCCACCTCCACCCTCTTGCGGCTGCCCACCACCATGCGCCTGCCCACCACCATGCGCCTGCCCACCTCCCGGACTACCCATGAGTGCATTTATGGTTCCAGCTCCTATCCCCATAACGCTAGAACCTGTACCATTAGAGCTAAAACCTTCATGTGGATGCCActactattaa
- the LOC123663613 gene encoding uncharacterized protein LOC123663613 has product MTPFYFVLVLLIQNSYSETVAKTEDNSSETREILKVKPVSDDFQKGTEPSSIDWMDMFLGSNSNIFPTSSSTKMAQVALSNKSAEEQLEDIKNMAEQITKCIQSEMANLLSYAISITNVNNEQEDNKLRKKRSLDTPMDSTQLVMRLLKHIKSNNEYQNIAIEKMMSAQEIADKFGIEFNPDPEILSELALVTNVQAKEMSDILKDAYDLKNVTKRNESARFIDNEKDDAIQNLVDRADKNEPIKLATSFDYPINKASENKSYKEPSSGNDNTFLRYNYYDNSPFESQIPAPPSHHHHKEPVSSRLNFYDYISFNPNQEYLPYCSVEPMSIIYSVDEPESSELPELVGEEYEETISSKIYIDHEEEPGMASVNHVMTYTVSEKSHFRTPEVESLPQQMQYYFLLM; this is encoded by the exons ATGACGCCTTTCTACTTTGTATTAGTCTTGTTGATACAG AACTCTTATTCTGAGACAGTTGCAAAGACCGAAGACAATTCAAGTGAAACgcgtgaaattttaaaagtaaaaccgGTGAGCGATGACTTTCAAAAAGGAACCGAACCTTCATCGATAGACTGGATGGACATGTTCTTAGGATCTAACAGCAATATATTTCCGACATCCTCTTCAACTAAAATGGCTCAAGTTGCGTTGTCTAACAAAAGCGCAGAAGAGCAACTCGAAGACATAAAAAATATGGCAGaacaaataacaaaatgtaTACAAAGTGAGATGGCTAATCTTCTTTCTTACGCTATATCTATCACTAATGTCAATAATGAACAAGAAGacaataaattaagaaaaaagagATCGCTCGATACCCCAATGGACAGTACGCAATTGGTTATGCGAttgttaaaacatataaaatcaaataacgaATATCAGAATATAGCCATCGAGAAAATGATGTCTGCTCAAGAAATCGCTGACAAATTCGGAATCGAATTTAATCCCGATCCAGAAATACTCTCTGAGCTCGCTTTAGTTACAAATGTACAAGCGAAAGAAATGTCCGACATTCTCAAAGATGCATACGATTTAAAAAACGTTACCAAAAGAAACGAATCTGCACGTTTCATCGACAACGAAAAAGATGATGCCATACAGAATCTTGTAGATCGTGCTGATAAAAACGAACCAATCAAACTGGCTACATCTTTTGATTATCCTATCAACAAAGCATCAGAAAATAAATCCTACAAAGAACCAAGTTCTGGGAACGACAACACATTCTTGCGTTACAACTATTATGACAACAGCCCGTTCGAATCACAAATACCAGCTCCTCCATCCCATCACCATCACAAGGAGCCAGTAAGCTCTCGGCTAAATTTCTACGACTACATTTCGTTTAATCCTAATCAGGAATACTTGCCATACTGTTCCGTAGAACCGATGTCGATAATATACTCAGTTGATGAGCCAGAATCCTCTGAATTACCAGAATTAGTCGGCGAAGAATATGAAGAGACGATTTCGTCGAAGATCTACATAGACCACGAGGAGGAACCGGGTATGGCGAGCGTCAATCATGTTATGACGTACACGGTATCAGAGAAATCTCATTTCAGAACACCGGAAGTAGAGAGTCTGCCGCAACAAATGCAATATTATTTCCTCTTGATGTGA
- the LOC123663611 gene encoding ionotropic receptor 75a-like, which translates to MLTHAIAALFKFKVVGSIITLACWPASERVKFARELFKHDLMTSFSCGGEGFDRAVKSHVQGVLYVPAHNNTLNEKIVSKVNPNYFSHWYKWVVVGEDLPEAIKTVRYDADILLIRTPMPKAVQGTTKNKSNTLKDTSFYIQDIYIHPLHGASAHPWGVWDLKDGIQATHGRDRILRRQNLRKYPLKIATPLGSYSEDTYNGTFLEYLMDMSIRERDSGVRSGYGSSALIIEMLNATEIIVPTMLWSTEVNNSSMMLELKYGRSDLGGGILRMMPERFAKLDYVSSIWPFHVGFTYLAERESSSNMFLEPFAPAVWWCCLCLFLVLALAQRVTAKTPMEKEGAYAATLATFLQQDASAVPEGISGRWNFLVLSISAMLIHAYYTSAIVSALMSAGRSGPDSLRSLGDSKYAIASEDYDYMRYLMFDVETNREDLEYLKKKKLTSRFYQDIHVGVSLIQDGQTAFHTEYNQLYPHLKTFTDDQLCKLQYIDTIPEILTWITTTKHGQWTNTFRVAGARLHETGHIKRLVSRLRIKPPPCRAALLAERVNIGDVAPVLILTLSGAAASLALLGMEIVLMKWIRKRNVPSSPLINTIDI; encoded by the exons ATGCTGACTCACGCAATAGCcgctttgtttaaatttaaagttgtcGGTAGTATAATAACCTTGGCATGTTGGCCTGCATCAG AACGAGTAAAATTCGCTCGAGAGCTCTTTAAGCATGATCTAATGACAAGTTTTTCGTGTGGTGGGGAAGGATTCGATCGGGCAGTCAAAAGTCATGTACAAGGAGTGCTCTATGTCCCAGCTCACAATAACACACTGAATGAG aaaatcgTTTCTAAGGTGAATCCAAATTATTTTTCCCATTGGTACAAATGGGTGGTAGTGGGTGAAGATCTACCAGAAGCAATCAAAACGGTACGATATGATGCCGATATACTTCTCATACGGACCCCTATGCCAAAAGCTGTACAAG GAACAAcgaaaaacaaatcaaataCATTAAAAGACACATCGTTTTATATACAAGATATATACATTCACCCACTCCATGGAGCGTCAGCACATCCTTGGGGTGTCTGGGACCTAAAAGATGGTATTCAAGCCACGCATGgaagagatagaattttgagaCGTCAAAACTTAAGAAAGTATCCTCTGAAGATTGCTACACCG CTAGGATCATATTCAGAGGACACCTATAATGGTACGTTTTTAGAGTACCTAATGGATATGTCGATACGTGAAAGAGATTCAGGCGTACGAAGCGGATATGGTTCTTCGGCCTTGATCATTGAAATGCTGAACGCAAC tgaaaTCATAGTTCCAACCATGCTATGGAGTACAGAAGTAAACAACAGCAGTATGATGCTTGAACTAAAATATGGCAGATCAGATCTTGGTGGTGGCATTCTACGAATGATGCCTGAACGCTTTGCAAAATTAGACTACGTCTCCAGTATATGGCCTTTTCA tgTGGGTTTTACGTATCTAGCTGAAAGAGAAAGTAGCAGCAACATGTTTTTGGAACCTTTCGCTCCAGCGGTCTGGTGGTGCTGCCTCTGTCTCTTTCTGGTTTTGGCATTAGCTCAGCGTGTTACTGCAAAGACGCCCATGGAAAAAGAAGGAGCGTATGCGGCTACTTTGGCGACATTCTTGCAACAAG ACGCTAGTGCTGTTCCGGAAGGAATATCTGGAAGGTGGAATTTCCTAGTACTGTCCATATCCGCTATGCTCATTCACGCCTACTACACTTCTGCAATTGTCTCTGCACTCATGAGCGCCGGCAGAAGTGGTCCCGATTCACTACGCTCATTGGGGGACTCTAAATATGCTATCGCTTCAGAAGACTACGATTACATGCGATATTTGATGTTTGAC gtgGAAACAAATCGTGAAgatttagaatatttaaagaaaaagaaattaacaTCCAGATTCTACCAGGATATACACGTTGGTGTGAGTCTCATTCAAGACGGTCAAACGGCATTTCACACAGAATACAACCAACTGTACCCGCATCTGAAGACATTCACTGACGATCAACTCTGCAAGCTACAGTACATTGATACGATTCCCGaa ATACTAACATGGATAACAACAACAAAGCACGGTCAATGGACCAACACATTCCGAGTAGCTGGAGCTCGGTTGCACGAGACGGGACACATCAAGCGTCTTGTGTCTCGTCTTCGCATCAAACCTCCCCCCTGCCGCGCTGCCTTACTAGCCGAGAGGGTTAACATCGGCGATGTTGCTCCCGTGTTAATACTCACATTGTCTGGAGCCGCTGCCTCACTTGCCTTACTAGGAATGGAGATCGTATTAATGAAATGGATACGCAAAAGAAATGTTCCGTCATCTCCTTTGATTAATACAATAGATATTTAG